Within the Deltaproteobacteria bacterium genome, the region CCGGTCGTAGATCGTCACGCGCCCCGCGGACGGAACGTTGCGCCAGAAGCGCCAAAGGGAGTGGTGCGCGCGCTCCTCATCGGTCGGCGCGCTCACCGGAATCACGTGATAATGACGCGCGTCGAGGGCAGGCACGATGCGCCGGATGATGCCGCCCTTCCCCGCCGCGTCCCATCCCTCAAAAACGAGAATCGCGGAACGGCGCTGTTTCACGAGCCGTTCCATCAGTCCGTTGAGGCGATCCTGATGTGCGACCAGTTGTTTTTCGTAGGCGGGCCGCTCGATCGTCTTTGTCATGTCGAGCGTGTCGAGGATCGTCCGTCCATTCTTTCGGACGCGCTTGGGCGGCTTCGTCTTCGCGGGCGGTTTCCGCGCCAGTCGGCGTTTCAATTCGTCGCGGATCACCGTGGCGGTCTGCAGATTGCGCCACCGCCAGTCGGTGCCCTCAACGATGGTCCACGGCGTCTCGCCGGTGCTCGTCTCGCGCAGCACGCGCTCCACCACCTTCGTCCCCTCGTCGTAGAGACGCAGGATGTCCTTCTCTTCACGCAGCACGCGGCGCCGGAGTTTCTGATCCTTTTCCATCTCGCGAAGACGCTTGCGTCGCTCGCTCTTGGGAAGGTGGTACCAGAGCTTGACGATCAGCGCGCCGTCGTCCGCCAGCTCTTTCTCGAACGCGTTGATCCGCACGCACGCCGCGTCGATGTGCGCCGCGTCGCCGTCGCGCACGCCGCGCTGAATGGTCGCTCGATACCACGAGCCGAAGACGACGCCCGCCCGGCCGCGGGGCGGGAGGATTCGCCAGAAACGCCAATACTCCGGTCGTTCGCGTTCCTCGTCGGTCTCGCGATCGAGGGCGTGCACCTGCAGGAACCGCGCATCCATCCACTCGGTGAGCATAGTCAGCGAATCCGCCAGACCGACGCGGTCGTCGCCGGACAGCACGATGATGAGGGGGAATTCCGCGCGGTCCTTGAGCTTCATCTGCGCCTGGAGCAGATCGGCGCGCACGAGCTGCGCCTGTTTCGCATACTCGTCTTTCGGAATCTTACGGCCCAGTTCGGCGGTCTCGAACATCGCAGGCCCCTTCGAGGATCCATGCAAATCGTGAAAATCGCGCACCCGCGCGCGGACCGAGCGTAGCGCGCGCGGCGGAAAATTCAATCGACCGGTCGGGGGCGGCGCCGCTCAGGCGGCGAGAACCGCGAAGACCTCGGACCGCTTGGCCTCCTCCTGCACGTCGCGGATGATGTCGGGCACGTCTTCCATGCGCAGCGCCAGATCGTCCCACGCGCCAATGCTGCTCGACTCACGGATCATCCCGGGCGTCGAGGTGGCGCCGAGATTGTTGCAGATGAAATCGGCGATATGGACGAGCTCGGCGAGCCGGCGGTTGCGGTCGGGCGCGAGGTCGGGTTCGTGATGGTAGATCACCGCGTCGACCACGGGCTCGGGCAGCCGCCATCGATTGAGCAGATAGCCGCCGATCTCGGCGTGCGTGATGTCGAGCAACCGCCGCTCGGCATCGGAGGCGGTCAGATGATCCGATTCCATCAGCGCGCGGGTTTCGGCGTACGCATCGGCGAAGTGTCGCTCCAGCACGAAGGTGCCCACGTCGTGCAGGATTCCCGCGGTGTAGGAGTGATCCATTTCGAATCGATCGATGCCGCCCGCGTATTCACCCAAAACGCGTGTCGTGTAGGCCACGGTGATCGAGTGCCGCCAGAATGCGTGCAAATCGATGGTCTTCGATCGGTTCCCGAAGACGCGCGCGATGCCGACCGCGGTGCAGATGCGCCCGACCTCCTGGATTCCGAGCCGCGTCACGGCCTGCGCGACCGACGCGATCTCCTTTCCGGCGGTCCCATAGTAAGCCGAGTTGACGACCTTGAGCACCGCGCTGGTGAGCGCGGGGTCGTCGGCGATGACGACGGCGATGTCGGCGGTCGAGCTCTTCTCGTCGCGGACGCGCTCCATGACGCGAGCGACCACCTGCGGCAGGGTCGGCAGGGACCGGATCTCGCCCAGCCGATCGAGAATCGAGGTTCGCGCGGGGCGGTTCATGTTACATATCCAATCCCATCCCCAGGCTCTCCATCACCTTCGTGGTGAGATCCTGCGGGCTGAAGGGTTTGCACAGGTAGTTGTTCGCGCCTGCCTGGATCGCGCGAACGACGTTTTCCCGCTCGGCTTCCGTGGTCACCATCATCACGGGAATCCCGCGGAACCGCTCGTCCGCGCGGATATTGCACAGCGTCGTGTAGCCGTCCATCACCGGCATGTTCCAGTCGAGCAGGATGAGATTGATATCGGAATGCTCGCGCTCCAGCACGTCGAGCGCCTCCTGCCCGTTCGCCGCGCCGACCACGTCGAATCCGATCACGCTGACGGCGTCGGTGATGATCCGGCGAATCACGAACGAGTCATCGACCGAAAGGATCTTCATGGCGCGCTCCTTACCGCTTCACCTGGTAGTAGATCGACCGTTGGTGATCGCGGATTTCGAAGTCCGTGCTGTACCCCGACAGGCTCTCCGCGGAGCCGAGGAACAGGTGTCCGCCCGTGTTCAGGGCCCGGGCGAGCCGTGCGAACAGGTTTTTCTTGAAGGTTTCGGAAAAATAGATCGCGACGTTTCGGCACATGATGATGTCGAAGGTCCCGAGCGCCGCGAAGTCGGACTGAAGATTGAGGCGCTTGTAGGTGACCATCTTCTTTACGGACTCGTCCAGAACCCACACGCGGCCGTTCTGCTTGAAGTAGCGGTCGCGCATGGCATCCTCGAGACCCCGGCCCATCGAAATCTGGTCGTAACGGCCCGCCATGGCCAGAAAGAGCACCGAGGGCGAAATGTCGGTGCCGACGATCTCGACGTTCGCGGGACGGAGCGCCGCGCCGGGCCGAAGCCGCGAGAACTCGTGCACGCACATCCCTAGCGAATACGGCTCCTGTCCGGTGGAACTCGCCGCGCACCAGATTCGTACGCGCATGCGCTTGCCCGACGCGATCTCGGCGTCGAACTGCGGCAGCAGCACGTCCTGAAAAACCGCGAACGGCGACTTGTCGCGAAACCAGAGCGTTTCGTTGGTCGTCATCGCGTCGACCAGCTTGTCGCGAAGGCGCTGGTCGGGTGTCGTTTTGATCTTTCGGTAGAACTCCAGAAAGGACTTGGAGCCCGACTCCACGACCATGGTCGTGAGTCGGCTCTCGATCAGATATTCCTTTCCGCTCGTGAGCGAGATTCCGCACTGCTCCTCGATGTAGTCGCGAAGCAACGTGAATTCCTCGTTCGAAATGGCGAGCGCCATCACGTCGACCTCCGGCCAAATGGGCGAATCTTATCTGCAATTCGGGTTGCGATCTCAGGCAGGGCGATCTGCGCGTCGGACAGGCCCGCCTCGTCGATCGCGCGCGGCATCCCGTACACCACGCACGTCGCGGCCGACTGCGTGATGCAGTAACAGCCTTTGCGCTTGAGCGTCGCGACGCCGTCCGCGCCGTCGTCGCCCATGCCCGTGAGCACGACGGCGAGGATGTTTTTGCCGTACGTGTTCGCGACCGAGCGAAACAGCACGTCCACCGAAGGACGGCAACTTTTCACGGGCGGATTTTCGTTGATGCCGATCCGCCGCTCCGTCTGCCCCGCCTCTTCGCGCACGACCATGTGCCGACCGCCGGGCGCGATGTAGACCGTGTTGCGCAGGATCGGCTCGCCGTCCGCGGCCTCCTTCACCGCGAGCGGCGACTTTCCGTCGAGGTTGCGCGCGAGCGACTCGGTGAACTTCGGCGGCATGTGCTGAACGAGCAGCACCGGCACGCCCAAATCGCCGGGCAGGAGCGGAATGATTTTTCCGAGCGCCTCGGGCCCGCCAGTGGAGCAGCCGATCGCGAGTACGTCGAAGACGCCGGGGACAGGTGCGATCCGGGCGGAGGGCGGAGGTGGAGGAGGAGGCAGGATCGCCGGGGCGGATTCGGGACGCGAATCCCGTCCCGCGCGCATCGCGGCGGTGCGCTGTCGCGTTCGGTGGAGCATCAGCACGGTGGAGATCTGCTTGCGCAGCCACTCGACGCTGGCGTCGATCCCCATTCCCTCGGGTTTTGGGACGAAGTCGATCGCGCCGGATTGGAGGCACTTGATCGTGATGTCGGCGTTGTGCGTGCTCGCGCCGCTCACCATCACGACGCCGATGTGCGGCCAACGGGGCTTGAGGGCCTTGAGCGTCTCCAGTCCGTCCATCTCGGGCATCTCGACGTCGAGAAACACGAGATCGGGCTTGAGCTGTTCGATCTTGAGCAGCGCGATGCGGCCGTTGGGCGCGGTGCCGACGATCTCGGCGTCTTCGAGACGTTCGACGACGTCGGTCATGATCCGCCGATAGGTGACGGTGTCGTCGACGACCAGAACCCGACTCCGGGGTTCCGGCGAGGCAGCTTTGGCGGCGTTCCAGCTCATGTCCACCGGTTTCCGGGGTCGAGTTCGACGTTTCGGCGCGCGACCGGTTCGATCAGGAACAGACCTGCGCCACCTTGAGAATCGACAGCAGGCCATGATCGAGTTTGACCACGCCCGAAAGGTACTTGCCGCTGATCACGCCGACGTTCGCGGGGGGCTTCTCGATCTCCGATTCGTCCACGGTGACGACGTCGCCGATGCGATCCACGAGCAGACCGACCACATCGGTCCCGGTGCCGACGTGTTCGTCCGTGTGCACCGCCTGCCGGTCGAGTTCGCCCTCGGTCTTGAGGATGATGTTGCGCGACGTGGCCGACACCTCTCGCGGGTCGAGCGCGAGTTTGACGCCCAGGTCGAGCACCGTGACGATCTGGCCGCGCAGGTTCACGAGGCCCCTCACGTAGTTCCCCACGCGATGCACCGGCGTGAGTTCGAGCTGACGGCTGATCTCGCGGACGTAGAGGATGTCCACGCCGAAGAGGTGATCGTCGAGATAGAACGTCGTGTATTGCTTGTCGCTCATCACGCAGCCCTCGTCGCGGATTGCAGCAGGTTGTGGATGGTCTCGAGAAGCTTGGCCTTGTCGATCTTCACCGCGTAATCCGTGAAGCCGCTCTTCGTGCCCAGGTCGCGCGACTTTTCGTCGGTGAGCGACGTGAGCGCGAGAACCGGCACGCCGGCGTGGCCGTTGCCGCTGCCGCGGATGCGTCTCACGAGTTCGAACCCGTCCATGCGCGGCATCACGATGTCCGACACCACGAGGTCGTAGTGCGTCTTCATCAGGGCCTCGAGGGCTTCCTCGCCGTCGCGCACCGTGTCGACCGCGTAGCCCGCGGACTCCATATAGTCGCGCTCGAGCTGTCGGAAGAAGGGCGTGTCCTCGGCGAGCAGGATGCGGTACGAACCCTCGGCGCGGCGGATCGGCGCCTCGGCGCCGTAGTACTCGGGATCCGCCTTCTCCATGAGCGCGAAGGTGTCGAGCACAAGCGTGATGCGCTCGTTGACGATCGCCGAACCCATGATGCCGCCCTCGGCGCGGTTCGTCGTGTCGAGGTCGATTTCGGTTTCGAGGACGTTGACGACCTCGGTCGCGACGATGCCGACCGCGGTTTTCATCAGCTTGGGCACGATGACGTACAGGAACGCGCCGTCACTCGCCGGAGCGGAGACCGGCAGATGGTGATGCAGGCGCACGAGGCGCATCGCGCCGCCCCGGTACTTGATGAACTCGCGGTCTCCCACGCGCTCGATGTCGCCCAACGGCACCTTCTCGATGCGCGTGATGAGCGAAAGCGACATGGCGAAGATTTCCTCGGGGCCGTTGCGGAACAGCAGCACGGTCTGGCGCTCGCGCAGACCGTTGCGCATCGCATCCTGCTCCATCGCCACGTTCGCGCGGTCCACGTCCTCGAACGCGAGTTTTGCCGTGTCAGAGATGCCCTTGGCGTCGAGAATCATCGCCACGCGCCCCTCGCCCATGATCGTCGTGCCCGAGTAGCAGGAGTTTTCCTTGACGTACTTGGACAGCGGCTTCACCACGATCTCCTCGTTGTCGAACACGCGGTCGACGATGAGGCCGAACTGGTTGGTGCCCGCCACGAGCACGAGGATGTTGATGGCGCTTTGCGAATGGAATCGGCGATCCGGCCCGCCACGCCGGTCCGGGTGCGACCGTTGCGCACCGCCGTTGATCGCGACGAGTTCGCCGGTCTCGCCGTCCACGCGGAAGCGATTCGGTTCGCCGTCCGGAGCGCGGCGATCGACGAGCGTCATGCGGCGTTCGTCGCACTCATCATTGGTCTCGGGATCGACATACGTGGCGCGGATCCCGAGCACCTCGGACAGACGCACGAGGGGCAGGAGCTGGTCGCGCAGGCGCAGCACTTCGGCACCGTTGACCTCTTTGATGCTTTTCGAGGCGTCGCGCGCGCGGATGCGCACGAGTTCGACGATGCTGACCTGGGGCACGGCGAATTTTTCCTCGCCGACGCCGATGAGCAGCGACGGGATGATCGCGAGGGTGAGCGGCAGGCGCAGTCTCACGCGCGTGCCCTCGCCCTTGGTGGAATCGAGTTCCACCGTTCCGCCGAGCCGCTCGATGTTGGTTTTCACCACGTCCATGCCGACCCCGCGGCCGGAAACGTCGGTCACCTGCGCGGCGGTCGAGAATCCCGGCGCGAAGATGAGGTTCAGCACCTCGCGGTCGCTCATGCGCGCCGCGGCCTCCGCGGACACGACGGCCTTCTCCACCGCCTTGCGCCGGATGACGGACGGATCGATTCCGTTCCCGTCGTCGCTGATCTCGATGTTGACGAGGCCCGCCTCGTGGAACGCGCGCAGCAGCACGCGCCCGACGCGCGGCTTGCCCGCCTTCTCGCGGTCCTCGCGCGACTCGATGCCGTGATCGGCCGTGTTGCGAATCAGGTGCGTGAGCGGATCGGACAGCGACTCGATGATCGACTTGTCGAGTTCGACGTCGCCGCCCTGGATCTCGAGCTCGATGTCCTTGTCGAGCTTCTTGGCCAGGTCGCGCATGATGCGCGGGAACTTGTTGAACACCCCGCCGACCGGCTGCATGCGGGTGTACATGATGCTTTCCTGCAGCTCGCCGGTCACGAGATTCAGGTTCTGGAGCACCGAATTCAGGCCGCGGATTTCGCCGGCGCGGTCGATCAGGAGCTGCGTGAGCTGGTTGCGCGAAAGCACCAGTTCGCCTGCGAGGTTCAGCAGGTGGTTGAGCAGCGACACGCTGACGCGCAGCGTCTCGGCGCCTTCCTGCCCGCGCGACGCCGTCGCGGCGGATTCGGGCGCATCGGCGGGCGACGCATTCGTCTTGCCGTTCGCGGGCGACGTTCCGTTCACCTTCCTCGGAGTCGACGGGGGCATCGATGCCGGTATGGGCGTCGAAACGGACTCGACGACGACCTCGGCATTCCCGGCTGGTAGCGCCGCCGGCGGCTCCACCCGGCTCACCTGATCGTCCGCGACGCGCAGCGCCATCGCGAAGAGGTCCTTTTCCAGAACACTCGCGCCGAGAATCCAGACATTCGCGGCGTCGGTGTGGCTCTCGAGCTTCTCACGCGAGGGATCGCTCGCCAGGCACTCGCCCACGGTCTTGAGCTGGTCGAGCACGTCGAGCGCCGAGCGGCCGCCCGCCCGGAGATCGACGTCGGCGTCGAGGCGAATCAGATAGGCCATTCGACCGGACGCCTGGCACGATTCCCATTGGGCGGGAGTGGGCGCGAGCGCGGGCGCCGCGATCGGCGGCGCCGAGGCCGCCGCGGCGGGTTTCGCCGTCTCGGCGGGCTTGCCGTTCGCGGCATCGAGCAGCGCGACGAGGCGCGACTTTTCGGCGCTGATATCGAAGCTGTCGGCGTTCTCGACATCGTCCACCATGGCGGAGAGACGATCCGAACCCGCGAGCAGCGCGTCGACGAGCTCCGACGAGACGCCCAGCGACTTGTCGCGCAGTTTCATCAGCAGGCTCTCCATCACGTGCGCGAGCTCGTTGATGTTCTTCAGGTTGAAGAACCCCGACGCGCCCTTGATGCTGTGCACGCTCCGGAAAATCCGGTTCACGACATCCGGATCGGGATCGCCCGATTGTTCCAGCGCCAGCAGATCGGGCTCGAGCACCTGAAGGTGGTCCCGGGCCTCGGTGATGAAGTCCTGAAGAACGGCTCGGTACTTGTCGTCCATGGCGGTCCCTCTCGCCCTGTGGGCGCCCCTATTCGAACGTGATTTCGATGAAAAACTGGCCCTGCTCGGTGTTGAACGGCACCACGATCACGTTGCCCTTGGTCTTGTGCGTGATCGTGTGGTCCTTGCCCATGATCGTGGACGGGATCGACATGTCGAACCGGTAGCCCTTTTCGGACAGCACCTTCTTCGCGCCGCCCAGGACCATGTTCGCGATCTCGCTGACCATGTCGATGACGATGGGCTCCATCTGCGAATAGTCCTCGCCCAGCATCTTCGACGCGATCATCAAAATGACCGGCTCGGGGAAGGTGATGGCGAGAGAGCCTTTTGTGGATGGGCCCGCGATGCCGATGATCCCCGTCACGTCGCCGAACGCGCCTTTGCCGTTCTTGACGAAGGGCTTTTCCGGCGTCGCCTGCGTATAGGCCATGCTCGAAAGCACATTGATCATGGAATCGAGAAACGGGTTGATATACTCGACGTTCATGCAAGTCCCCCGCGAAGCGTTTTTCGCAAGCCGCCCGCCCTCGCGCGCGGCCCTTTGTCCGGTTCCGGGCGCGTTTAGATGCCCGCGATGATCTGCTCGACCTTCTGCTTGAAGACCTCGGGCGTGAACGGTTTGACGATGTAGTTCGTCACCCCCGCCTGCACCGCCTCGATCACGTTCCCCTTCTCGGACTCGGCCGTCACCATCAGAAACGGAATCCCCTTCATCCGCTCGTCCGAACGGACCTTTTTTAGCAGGTCGAGCCCGGTCATCTTGGGCATATTCCAGTCGCTGATGATGAAATCGATCTTCTGCTCCTCGAGGGTCTTCCACGCGGTCGAGCCGTCGTCCGCCTCCAGAACCTCGTCGTACCCCAGGTCCTTGAGCAGGTTCTTGACGATGCGGCGCATCGAAAAAAAATCGTCCACGGTCAGAATCTTCAGCGATTTTGCCATTTTCTCACTCCCCGCCCGCGTCCCTGCGTATTCGTGCCGCACCGATCGGCCGTGTTCTATGGCTCGTATCGGAGCGCATTCCGTGTGAATTGAGCATTATTTTCGTTTCGGGGCGCGCGGCGCGTAAACTTGGGCGGATTCGCGCGAAAATCGGGCTTCACCGGATCGGGGAGCCGTCGGCGGCGAGAAACGACTCAGCCTTCGCGCCGATCCCCGAATCCGAACCAGTTCCGCAGTTCGGATGCGAGCCACCGCATGTCGTCCGGATCGCGATTCGCGATCAGCCCGATTTCGCGTTTCGAGGAAACGAGGATCAACGCGGGATACGAGCCGCCCTTGCTTCGACGCACCATCTTCAACTCGACCCGGCTGACGTCGGACGCATCGATGACCTTGCGCAGCGGCACGCCGAGCAGCTTGCGTGTCCGGGTGAGCCGACCGTACTCGGCTGAGATTTCGGTAATGCCCACGAACCGCCAGACGAGCGCGAGGAGCAGGCCGATGCCGATGACATCGTGAATGACTCCGAAACCCAGCATGTCCCATCGGCGCTCGCGGATCGCCATCGCGTTCCACATCACCATGAAGCCGCACCAGATCACGGTGAACAGGATGAGCCCGATGGCGCTCGCCGAAAAACCGGCGGGAGGGATGTGAGCGAAGAACCGATAGCCCGGCATATTCTCGA harbors:
- the pap gene encoding polyphosphate:AMP phosphotransferase; this encodes MFETAELGRKIPKDEYAKQAQLVRADLLQAQMKLKDRAEFPLIIVLSGDDRVGLADSLTMLTEWMDARFLQVHALDRETDEERERPEYWRFWRILPPRGRAGVVFGSWYRATIQRGVRDGDAAHIDAACVRINAFEKELADDGALIVKLWYHLPKSERRKRLREMEKDQKLRRRVLREEKDILRLYDEGTKVVERVLRETSTGETPWTIVEGTDWRWRNLQTATVIRDELKRRLARKPPAKTKPPKRVRKNGRTILDTLDMTKTIERPAYEKQLVAHQDRLNGLMERLVKQRRSAILVFEGWDAAGKGGIIRRIVPALDARHYHVIPVSAPTDEERAHHSLWRFWRNVPSAGRVTIYDRSWYGRVLVERVEGFAAEHEWKRAYREINDFEEQLCDFGIILLKFWLHIDKAEQLRRFKEREHTSYKNFKITPEDWRNREKWDDYELAANEMLERTSTEFAPWHLLEARDKKYARIKALRLMVEAFEAALGKSGKSGR
- a CDS encoding HDOD domain-containing protein — its product is MNRPARTSILDRLGEIRSLPTLPQVVARVMERVRDEKSSTADIAVVIADDPALTSAVLKVVNSAYYGTAGKEIASVAQAVTRLGIQEVGRICTAVGIARVFGNRSKTIDLHAFWRHSITVAYTTRVLGEYAGGIDRFEMDHSYTAGILHDVGTFVLERHFADAYAETRALMESDHLTASDAERRLLDITHAEIGGYLLNRWRLPEPVVDAVIYHHEPDLAPDRNRRLAELVHIADFICNNLGATSTPGMIRESSSIGAWDDLALRMEDVPDIIRDVQEEAKRSEVFAVLAA
- a CDS encoding response regulator codes for the protein MKILSVDDSFVIRRIITDAVSVIGFDVVGAANGQEALDVLEREHSDINLILLDWNMPVMDGYTTLCNIRADERFRGIPVMMVTTEAERENVVRAIQAGANNYLCKPFSPQDLTTKVMESLGMGLDM
- a CDS encoding protein-glutamate O-methyltransferase CheR; its protein translation is MALAISNEEFTLLRDYIEEQCGISLTSGKEYLIESRLTTMVVESGSKSFLEFYRKIKTTPDQRLRDKLVDAMTTNETLWFRDKSPFAVFQDVLLPQFDAEIASGKRMRVRIWCAASSTGQEPYSLGMCVHEFSRLRPGAALRPANVEIVGTDISPSVLFLAMAGRYDQISMGRGLEDAMRDRYFKQNGRVWVLDESVKKMVTYKRLNLQSDFAALGTFDIIMCRNVAIYFSETFKKNLFARLARALNTGGHLFLGSAESLSGYSTDFEIRDHQRSIYYQVKR
- a CDS encoding chemotaxis response regulator protein-glutamate methylesterase codes for the protein MSWNAAKAASPEPRSRVLVVDDTVTYRRIMTDVVERLEDAEIVGTAPNGRIALLKIEQLKPDLVFLDVEMPEMDGLETLKALKPRWPHIGVVMVSGASTHNADITIKCLQSGAIDFVPKPEGMGIDASVEWLRKQISTVLMLHRTRQRTAAMRAGRDSRPESAPAILPPPPPPPSARIAPVPGVFDVLAIGCSTGGPEALGKIIPLLPGDLGVPVLLVQHMPPKFTESLARNLDGKSPLAVKEAADGEPILRNTVYIAPGGRHMVVREEAGQTERRIGINENPPVKSCRPSVDVLFRSVANTYGKNILAVVLTGMGDDGADGVATLKRKGCYCITQSAATCVVYGMPRAIDEAGLSDAQIALPEIATRIADKIRPFGRRST
- a CDS encoding purine-binding chemotaxis protein CheW, with product MSDKQYTTFYLDDHLFGVDILYVREISRQLELTPVHRVGNYVRGLVNLRGQIVTVLDLGVKLALDPREVSATSRNIILKTEGELDRQAVHTDEHVGTGTDVVGLLVDRIGDVVTVDESEIEKPPANVGVISGKYLSGVVKLDHGLLSILKVAQVCS
- a CDS encoding chemotaxis protein CheW, with the translated sequence MDDKYRAVLQDFITEARDHLQVLEPDLLALEQSGDPDPDVVNRIFRSVHSIKGASGFFNLKNINELAHVMESLLMKLRDKSLGVSSELVDALLAGSDRLSAMVDDVENADSFDISAEKSRLVALLDAANGKPAETAKPAAAASAPPIAAPALAPTPAQWESCQASGRMAYLIRLDADVDLRAGGRSALDVLDQLKTVGECLASDPSREKLESHTDAANVWILGASVLEKDLFAMALRVADDQVSRVEPPAALPAGNAEVVVESVSTPIPASMPPSTPRKVNGTSPANGKTNASPADAPESAATASRGQEGAETLRVSVSLLNHLLNLAGELVLSRNQLTQLLIDRAGEIRGLNSVLQNLNLVTGELQESIMYTRMQPVGGVFNKFPRIMRDLAKKLDKDIELEIQGGDVELDKSIIESLSDPLTHLIRNTADHGIESREDREKAGKPRVGRVLLRAFHEAGLVNIEISDDGNGIDPSVIRRKAVEKAVVSAEAAARMSDREVLNLIFAPGFSTAAQVTDVSGRGVGMDVVKTNIERLGGTVELDSTKGEGTRVRLRLPLTLAIIPSLLIGVGEEKFAVPQVSIVELVRIRARDASKSIKEVNGAEVLRLRDQLLPLVRLSEVLGIRATYVDPETNDECDERRMTLVDRRAPDGEPNRFRVDGETGELVAINGGAQRSHPDRRGGPDRRFHSQSAINILVLVAGTNQFGLIVDRVFDNEEIVVKPLSKYVKENSCYSGTTIMGEGRVAMILDAKGISDTAKLAFEDVDRANVAMEQDAMRNGLRERQTVLLFRNGPEEIFAMSLSLITRIEKVPLGDIERVGDREFIKYRGGAMRLVRLHHHLPVSAPASDGAFLYVIVPKLMKTAVGIVATEVVNVLETEIDLDTTNRAEGGIMGSAIVNERITLVLDTFALMEKADPEYYGAEAPIRRAEGSYRILLAEDTPFFRQLERDYMESAGYAVDTVRDGEEALEALMKTHYDLVVSDIVMPRMDGFELVRRIRGSGNGHAGVPVLALTSLTDEKSRDLGTKSGFTDYAVKIDKAKLLETIHNLLQSATRAA
- a CDS encoding chemotaxis protein CheX translates to MNVEYINPFLDSMINVLSSMAYTQATPEKPFVKNGKGAFGDVTGIIGIAGPSTKGSLAITFPEPVILMIASKMLGEDYSQMEPIVIDMVSEIANMVLGGAKKVLSEKGYRFDMSIPSTIMGKDHTITHKTKGNVIVVPFNTEQGQFFIEITFE
- a CDS encoding response regulator, with product MAKSLKILTVDDFFSMRRIVKNLLKDLGYDEVLEADDGSTAWKTLEEQKIDFIISDWNMPKMTGLDLLKKVRSDERMKGIPFLMVTAESEKGNVIEAVQAGVTNYIVKPFTPEVFKQKVEQIIAGI